From Piscinibacter gummiphilus:
GAGGCCGCGGAGCTGGCCGAGATCTTCCAGTGGATGACGCCGGAGCAGTCGCAGCAGGCGAGCCTCGACCCCGAGCAGCAGGCCCGCATCGCCGACGAGATGGCTGACGTGCTGCTGTACCTGCTGCAGGTGGCCGACCACTGCGAGGTGGACGTGGCGCGGGCCGTCGCGCACAAGCTCGCCGCCAACGCCCAGCGCTTCCCGCCCGTGCGGACCATCGCCCGCGCTTCGCCGGCGCACGCGGTGGTGCCGGGTGTGCACGTGCTGCTCGACTACGAGAACGTGCAGCCCTCGGAGAGTGCACTGCGCGCCCTGGTGCCCGATGCGAGCCAGGTGTGGGTCTTCCACGGCCCGCACCAGCGGCAGGTGGAGAAGCACTTCGCGGGCTTCGGCGATGCGGTGACCGCCGTGCCCATCAGCAAGGTCGGCAAGAACGCGCTCGACTTTCACCTGTCCTTCTACGTCGGCTACATCGCCTCGCGCAACCCGCTGGCCACGCTGGTGGTGATCGCCAACGACAAGGGCTACGAGCCCATGCTCGCGCACGCCCGCGACCTGGGCTTCGCGGCGCGACAGCTGGGGCACGCCAAGCCCAAGCGGACGGTGGCCGCGAAGGCGCCCGCTGCAAAGAAGACGGTGGCGAAGAAGGCGGCTGCGAAGACGACGCCTGAGAAGGCGCCGGCCGCGAAAACGACGACGGCCAAGGCGAGCGCCGTGAAGGCGACCCCCGCGCAAAAGACCGCTGCGAAGAAGGCACCCGCCAAGAAGACGGCGGCCAAGGAGGCGACGGCCAGGAAGGCGACGGCGACACCCACTCCCGCGGCGAAGAAGGCGGCACCGGCCAGGAAGGCGGCCACCACCCGGGCCAAGGCGCAGGCGCCCCAAGCTGCGGCCACGCCGCCCGCCTCGAACGACGCTGCCACCCTCAAGCACCTGAGCCAGAGCCTGCGCAAGATGGGCGATGCGCGGCCGACCAAGGTGAAGTCCCTGTGGCGCCTGCTCAAGTCGCTCATCGGCGCCGAGGCCACCGACGATGCGGTGGAGCAGGCCCTCACGCGGCTCACCAGCGAGGGTGTGGTGAGGGTCAACTCGGTGACCGGCGTGTCCTACCCACAGTTCGCGGCGCCGGAGCCGGCGTCGCGGGGCCGTTGACCGCCTCAGTCGAGATGCCGGCGGAGCCGCGTCGCCACGACAAGGGCGATGGCGGCTGACCCCGCGAACACCGCTGCCACAAACGCCCAGTCGGTCAGGTGCAGAGGCCGCAGGTTCAAGAGCCGGCTGAGGGCTGGTATCTGCACGATCGCGCCAAGCGATGCGAGCGTGCCCAACACGAGCCAGCGCGCGGTGGGCCGGCGCAGCCTCGTGAGGCCGGCCGTCACGCCGGCACTCGCCACCAGCAGCACGCCGAGCGCCATGGCGCGTGCGTGTTCGACGTCGCGGTCCGCGCCGAGCGCGTGCAGGTAGCTCCACACCACCGCCACGCTCAGCAGGCCACCGACCAGCACGATGGCCAGCCACCCGCCGGGCGAGAAGAAGCGCGCGCCCCGGTGGCGCCGCACCGGGGCGAGCGGGCCGGCGGCGGGCAGGTCCTGGAAGGCCAACATCGCGGTCGGGTGGATCACGAGTTCCAGCCACACGATGTGCACCGGCAGGAAGAGCAGCGGCAGGCCCATCAGCGGGATCGCCGCTGCGCCGATCACGAGCGGCAGGTGCACGAGCAGCAGGTACGCAAACGCGAGCCGCAGGTTCTGGAACAGCTGCCGGCCTTCGGCCACGGCGTCGACGATCGTCCTGAAGTTGTCGTCGAGCAGGACCACCGGCGCCACCTCGCGGGCGCTGCGCGTGCCGCGTTCGCCCATCGCCACGCCGATGTCGGCCATGCGCAGTGCCGGCACGTCGTTCACGCCATCGCCGGTGACCGCGACAAGCTCGCCTTGCGCCTGCAGCGCCTGCACCAACGCGAGCTTCTGCGGCGGCGTGGCGCGTGCCACCACGTGCACGCCACCCTGCGCGCCGAGAACGGCCGCCGCGTCGTCACCGGGCGCGAGCACGATGACCTGAGGCGCCGCCCCGCCAAGCCCGATCTCGCGGGCGATCGCCGCCGCGGTGGCGGGGTGGTCGCCAGTGACCATGATGACCCGCATGCCCGCGGCGAGGCAGTCGGCGACGGCCTCGCGCACG
This genomic window contains:
- a CDS encoding nucleotide pyrophosphohydrolase; this encodes MTTMNLTDLQAELRHFAAERDWQPFHTPKNLSTALMVEAAELAEIFQWMTPEQSQQASLDPEQQARIADEMADVLLYLLQVADHCEVDVARAVAHKLAANAQRFPPVRTIARASPAHAVVPGVHVLLDYENVQPSESALRALVPDASQVWVFHGPHQRQVEKHFAGFGDAVTAVPISKVGKNALDFHLSFYVGYIASRNPLATLVVIANDKGYEPMLAHARDLGFAARQLGHAKPKRTVAAKAPAAKKTVAKKAAAKTTPEKAPAAKTTTAKASAVKATPAQKTAAKKAPAKKTAAKEATARKATATPTPAAKKAAPARKAATTRAKAQAPQAAATPPASNDAATLKHLSQSLRKMGDARPTKVKSLWRLLKSLIGAEATDDAVEQALTRLTSEGVVRVNSVTGVSYPQFAAPEPASRGR